A stretch of DNA from Merismopedia glauca CCAP 1448/3:
TTCTCCTAATAAGTGGTTTCGTGCTGAATATGGTGAGAAATTACGGAAGTATATTGCTGATAGTTGCCACGTTTACAGCATTACAGATTTTGGTGATTTACCTGTTTTCAAAAGTGCAACTGCATATCATTTAACCAGCTAATACAAATCTACCGCCAACACAATATGCATGAGTTCCAAGATAACAGCTTGTCTGTATTATCTCAACCTATTCCCATAATTATTTGTAGCGAAGCTTTAGTATAATAAATCCTACCAGCCAGACTTAATAGGGAGTAAATTATTTGTTGTCCTTGGCTAGAGAATAAATAATATAATTCTATACAGTAGATTCAATAAATGATAGTAACAAGATTATGCAATCTTCTATTAATGTCCTCACTATTGAAGAATATTTAGCTCTAGAACAAGAGAGCGAAATTCGACATGAATATGTAGACGGTGAAATCTTTGCTATGGCTGGTGCTAGTGAAGCACACAACTTGATAGTTGGTAATATC
This window harbors:
- a CDS encoding Uma2 family endonuclease, encoding MQSSINVLTIEEYLALEQESEIRHEYVDGEIFAMAGASEAHNLIVGNILDFG